From the genome of Triticum aestivum cultivar Chinese Spring chromosome 3B, IWGSC CS RefSeq v2.1, whole genome shotgun sequence, one region includes:
- the LOC123072465 gene encoding probable calcium-binding protein CML10: MGKIKMPALFRRRSSSKSRSASPPPTPQEEEGTRPASGAGSPARSAEEEMERVFRKFDANGDGRISRPELAALFESLGHAATEDELTRMMAEADADGDGFISLEEFAALNATAAGDDEEDLRLAFKVFDADGSGDISAAELASVLHGLGEKATVQQCRRMIEGVDKNGDGLISFDEFKVMMASGLAAKMA, translated from the coding sequence atggGCAAGATCAAGATGCCGGCCCTCttccgccgccgctcctcctccaAGTCGCGCTCCGCGTCGCCGCCGCCTACTCCCCAGGAGGAAGAGGGCACCCGGCCGGCGTCGGGCGCGGGGTCCCCGGCGCGGTCggcggaggaggagatggagcGGGTGTTCCGCAAGTTCGACGCCAACGGCGACGGCCGGATCTCGCGGCCGGAGCTGGCGGCCCTGTTCGAGAGCCTGGGCCACGCGGCCACGGAGGACGAGCTGACCCGCATGATGGCGGAGGCGGACGCGGACGGCGACGGCTTCATCAGCCTGGAGGAGTTCGCGGCGCTCAACGccacggcggccggcgacgacgaggaggaccTGCGGCTGGCCTTCAAGGTGTTCGACGCGGACGGCAGCGGCGACATCTCGGCCGCGGAGCTGGCGAGCGTGCTCCACGGCCTCGGCGAGAAGGCGACGGTGCAGCAGTGCCGGCGCATGATCGAGGGCGTGGACAAGAACGGCGACGGCCTCATCTCCTTCGACGAGTTCAAGGTCATGATGGCCTCCGGCTTGGCCGCCAAGATGGCCTGA